The Bartonella sp. HY328 genome contains the following window.
ACGCAACAAAAGCAACATTACCTTGTTGCTTATTTTAATTTGAAATTATTTTTGGAAAATATTGAGCCAAGCTTTAGCGCACTTTTATTAATTCTATAAGAAAGCCTGATGGGCTAACTTTGTTTATCAAGTTTTCTAAATTTATCAGTAAGGAAATAAAATGGTTGATCATAAAACGCATGGCCAAAAAATCAAAATAATTGACGTAGAAAAGCTTGATGAACAAGATGATAATGAGAACGGTCCTGTTGATACGGTTGATATCTTTGATGAAGTGACAGAGGGAGGCACACCAAGACAACAAAGACAGCGACATCAATATCTAGATGATATTGACAATCCTCTTGATAATGAAGACGCAGATATCATAAGCGAAAATATGTATGAAAGCGAGCCAGACCAAAATGAAGAAGAATAAGCTTCTTTTTGATTTAATATCCAACAGATTAAATAAAACTCGATAGTTTAGCTTATTGCGCCCCCACGAGCCGAGGTAGGGGCGCTATAATGTTATTCTACTGGAACAATCTTACCAGATTCCCATTTGTAGAGAGAAAATGTTTTCGATGTCATATCCCCACGTTCACCATAGGTAATTTCACCAATGGCCGTTGGAATTTTCTCACCAGAATGAAGAACCTCAGCAACAGCTTGTGCATCATCTGGACTTCCAGCTTTTTCAATACCAAAAGCAATCACTTGCACAGCAGCATAGCCATTCATTGTGAAGGCTTCAGCAGGGATATTATTGGCACTGAGCGCTTCTAGTGCTTCTTTTGCCAAAGGATTTTTCGATGAATCTGCAGGATTTGTGAAAATTGTGCCCTCAACTGCATCTCCAGCAATTGTTCCTAATTCGGACGTATTAAGGCCATCACCACCAATCATGATCGCCTTCACGCCTTGTTCACGCATTTGGCGCAAAAGAAGACCTGCCTCTGGGTGGTAACCACCAAAGTAAACATAATCAATATTATCAGATTTCAAACGGCTCACAATAACATTGTAATCGCGCTCACCAGGCGTAATTGAACCATAATAGGCTTCTTTTTCACCGCCATCATTTAAAGTTTTCTTAAATGCATCTGCAAGACCTTTGCCGTAAGTGGCTTTATCATGGATAATTGCAATATTCTTTCCCTTCCAATGAGCCAGTGCATATTGCGCAGCAAAATCTGCTTGCTGGTCGTCACGGCCTATTGTTCTAAATACATTCCACATATTACGTGCGGATAGCTCAGGGGTTGTTGATGACGGTGTTACCATCAAAATATCATTATTTTGTAGAATAGTTGAAACTGGCATTGCCGAGTTAGAGGTTACTGGTCCGACAACATAAAGAATACCTTCACCAGCAATTTGATTGGCAACTGAAATACCTTGCTTGGGCTCTGCCGCATCATCAAAAATCTTCAAAACAAGCTTTTCGCCGTTGACGCCACCATTTTTATTAATTTCATCAATCGCAATACGAGTACCATTGCTCGCCTGTACACCGTAAGCGGCAACTGAGCCCGTTACAGGCCCGATGAAGCCGATGGTAATGTCCGCAGATGCATTTGTCGCAAAAAAACAACTGGAAAGAAGAGCAGCAGAAAAAATGGATTTCATAGATAAGCGCATATATGATACTCCCAGATCAAAACATAAATTTATAGGATATGCTATTATGAATTAAGGATAAAGCATAGGAAAGTTTATAAAACAGATTTTATGTGATTTAAAGCCTTATAGCCAATTTAATGTTAAATTAGAAAAATTGAAAAATCGCATTATAAAAGTAAATAAATTACGCGAAATGCAACCACAACGCACCAACTTCAAACATTTTTTCAACAAAGGAAGCTTGGTTTTGAGTTTCCAAGCCGATATACATCCTAAGGGGTAGAAAATATCCAATCATCTACCCGACCATTAGCCATGAATGTAAATTAAGCTACATCCTCTTGCAGCACTTCTTTAACGGCGGTTGCTAACTGTTTCAATGAAAACGGTTTAGGTAAAAATGTAAAATTAGCACCTTCTGGCAAATTTTTAGCAAAAGCATCTTCTGCATAACCTGATACAAAGATAAATTTAATATAAGGATATTTCTTTTGTAGTACTCGCAATAAACTTGGACCATCCATCTCTGGCATAACCACATCCGAAACGACTATATCAATTTCACCGTTACATTCTTCGATAACTTCAAGAGCTTCAACACCGCTTGCTGCTTCATAAACAGTATAGCCACGCGATTGTAATGCTTTAACACCGCCCTTGCGTACAGCATCCTCATCCTCAACTAATAATACAGTGGCCGAGCCGGAAAGATCGACAGATTTATGCTCTATAGCCTTAACTTCAAGCTTTTTGGGTTCTTCATCTACGCCTATTGCTGGAATATAACGCGGTAACAAAATACTAAATTTGGTACCAACACCGATTTGGGATGAGCAAAAAACATAGCCGCCCGTTTGGCTAATAATACCGTAAACCATTGATAAGCCAAGGCCTGTACCCTTGCCAAGCTCTTTTGTCGTGAAAAAGGGATCAAAAATCTTCTCTAAAATTTCACTAGGAATTCCTGTTCCTGTATCGCTAATTTCGATAAGAACATAATCTTGCTCAAGCGGTGTTGGGCGCTCATATGGAAATAATTGTGAAGCCGGTAAATTAGCGGTTTTAATAGTTAAAAGCCCACCGTCGGGCATGGCATCCCGCGCATTGGTTGTAAGGTTCATAAAAACCCGCTCCAACTCGGCTAGGTCACCTTTTACCGGCCAAATATCACGCCCATGCTCGATCACTAATTTAATGCTGGTACCAATAAGCCTGTCGCCCAGCAATCTAAAATCCGATAAAACATCGGTCAAATCAAGTACTTCAGGGCGCAAAGTTTGGCGACGAGAGAATGCTAAAAGCTTTTGGACTAATGCCGCCGCACGGTCAGCATTATTTTTAATATTCATAATATCAGGGTGCGATGGATCTGAGCTGCGATGGCTAAGCAATAACAGGTCACAGGACATCGTGATCGCGGTAAGCACATTATTAAAATCATGGGCAATACCACCAGCTAATTGTCCGACAGCTTGCATTTTTTGACCATGTTCAACTTGTTGCTCTAAGGCGCGTTGCTCGGCAATTTCTACAACAGAAACAATTAGTAAAGGTTCGCTACCATTGGTGGTTATCGGCAATTGACTAAAATACAGCCGAATATACCCATCTTCACGATTCACCAATGAAGTATCAAGATAGGCAATATTTTTTGCACCAGAAAACGAGTTGGTTAAAATTTGCTCTAAACGGATATGATCACGCGGATGAATAAGGTTCGCAAGGTTCTTTACCATGCTATCATCACTGCTTATCGAGATGGATTTTATAAACTCTTGATTATGATTGATTATTTCACCATGAGATCCAACTAAAGCCATTGCGATTGGATTTGCGTCAAAAACATCCAGTGATTGGCCACTCATATAAGAAAGATTTTGTGACTCTTTTACTAGACCTAGCGATCGTGTAATATCATTTTTTTGATCTGCGCGTAATAATAGAAGTGCCCTTCTATCTTCACCAGTAATAGCACCAGTCATAGCGGCCATATACATAGTTACTTCGATAGGCGAAGCAGAGGCATAAGATAGCTCTAAATCAAAAACAAGGTTCTTTGTGTTGTTGCCCGCAATTGCTTTATTGATGTGAGCAAAACTCTCTGCACCAATAAAATTAATAAAATTAAAATCTTGCAATGGAAATTGTGCAATATCAACAGCCAACCATTCGGCAAGCGTTGTATTCATATATTTTATTTGTCCATCATCACTAAACGATATAAAGCCGGCAGGCGAGTTATCAAGGTGATAGATCGCTTCTTGCAAATCCTCAAATAGGCTTTCTTGCCGATCACGCAATTCAGTAAAATCAGCAATATTCCAAATAATAAAACGCTCGCCCTCTACCTCCATAGGGCTTACATTAACTCCATAAACAAAACTTTTACTATGCTCACCTATTTTAGCCAAACCGCCAGGAATGCGTAATTCTTCATAAGCATTATTATCACTTTGAGCAGCAAGGTTTAGCTTATATATTATCTGTGCGGCCTTTTCATTTTTACTAAACAAGACTTCAGGTGTATAAGACTTTTCTCCAGCTAATTGTCTATAGGCAGAATTCATATAACGAATAGTGCCTGTGCTATCAGTAATGACAACTGCATCAGGCATATGATCAAGCATTTTCACAACAGAACTTTTGCGCGGGTCAGCTGTCGTGAAACGACATACTCCTAAAGTAGTACACAGTAAAAAAAATAGACCAATTGCTGAAAAACCACATAAAACTGCTAGTAGAATTTGCGGGTCAAGCTTCATCTGATATGCATAGTAGGCACTCGCACAACCACCTATGATAAGGAATACAGATATGACCCTACCAAATATCGCCCAACTATTTTTACCGTGATCTTCAGATGGCCCGTTAGCATTTTCATCCCGCGACATCATATAACCCTTTTACTCAAAACGCACATATATTTTATTCTGTTCAACCACAATGCAGCCAATGGTGCAAATCCAGATTGCTAATATAACAGCTTTAAAAAGAAAATGGCTGTGGATGCTTATTGAATAAAAGCATTTTTTTCCATTTCCATCTGTTAAGCTTTCCTTTATTATGTCAAAACCATTAATAAATTTATTTTCTTTATCGGGTTTTGATTTTAATCATCAGGGGGCCCGCGGTTTTAAGGACGGAGAATGGACATGAATGCTTGGCTGACTACACAGATAGGCGCTGAGGCTGCCCAAATTGTCAGCTATGCAGCGTATTTTGTTGCTGCTATCATAGTTTTATGGGTAATCATTTTAATTATAAAACGCATTACGCGGGGTACCTATGTTGTAGGCGGAAAAGATCGTGAAGCTCGATTATCCGTTCGCGACGCAGCTCCTATTGATAGCAAAAGAAGGCTCGTTCTTATAAAGAGAGATAATATTGAACATTTGATCCTTATTGGCGGTCCAACAGATATTGTCATCGAAACCAATATTTCTAAACTTCCATTAGCTGACAATAACTCAATTGGGGATTTAAGTATTACTTCAACCAACAATGAGCAGAATCAGGGATTAGGTGATATTTTCCCAACTGCATCCCTATCAACGAACATAGCAGCAACGACTACTGCACCGTCTAGTATGGTGACAACGACTGCGGCGCAGTTAGATTCTTCCATAGCCCCTCAAGAAAATCTAAATATTGCAGAATTCAACAATGTGGACGCAGGTACAGTCAGCCATATTGAGCAATTGCAGGACACGCTGCATAACGGTAACTTAAATACCTCCATAGATTATGTCGCGGATGAGCCAAAAGTCGCAAGGGCACCGCAATCTGATTCGAATTCAGTTTTTGATGTGGCAACATACAAACGCGATGACATTGAAAAACAAACTTCGCCAGAATATGATAGTGGAAACACTGAAAAAACATCACCTACTGTGCCGGATGAAGAACGCTTTGAAGCTGAAAATATTGCGTTTAATGATGGCCCAACAAGGATCAATCCGCACAATCAAGATCTTAGTGAAGAAAATCATGAAACGGCTATGGTTGTCGTTCACGACGACCAAATTCACAACGATGAAACAGCAATAGAAGCAACAGATATACAAGGTACAAATTCAGCCTCGCAAGAGCCATCTCTAGATAAATCTTCTTCTAAAGATGATTCTGACTTAGATATGTCTTCATCTAACAAATCTAATGCTGATTTCGGCTTTGAACAGCCATTTAAATCTGTAGAAACAGCTCAAAATACATTTAAAACAGAACAAAATAATTCAAAAAGGGTAAGTGGTTTCACTCAAAGGGATTCTTTTTCACTGGGAAGCTCATCGTTAAAAGGCAACTCACAGCGCTCCATTAACCAAGAGAATAATGATCGCCTATCACGACAGGCTGCACCTCAAGAAACCTCAAAACAACAAGTCCAAGACAATCCATTTAGAGCTCCAAAGCCGATAAATCCTTATAAAGTTATGAAAGCCGCAGGTGCATTTGGTAATAGTAACGTTAACTTTAATGCAACAATTAGCAACGCGCCTCTTAGTAAGAGCAATGCGTCAAATGATAAAAGCAAGTTATCAGCCACAAATAATGAACGATTTGGTGATCAACAGGTGCATCCAACCATAAGCCCTGTAAAAAGAACGGAAGCTGCAACACTTTTAGAAAAAAGTGAAGAGAACCTAAAAGACGAAGCTCCAAAACTTAAAAACGATAATAACTTGGCTGTGGCTGCAAAGGATTCTCAACCACTAAAACAGATGGAACCGCAAGCGGTACGTTCAGATAGTGAGTTGAATGGTAGCACATTGAAATATCAAAGTGTTTTGGGTGAAACAGCTATCAACAAGGGAAGCAATGCTCCTAGCACTAAAACATCTGCGCAAGATAATCAGCCTCAAAAAGGCTTTGTGCCAACAGAAAAGTCAAGGCCTGCGCAGGAACGTCCTGTGGCGCAGCGCAGTGTCCCTCAAGGAATGTTACGACCACCGCTTATGGCCAAGCCACGCAATGCAGCGGTAACCGCGATGAACAAGCAATCTAAACCAGTTACTGGCTTGGATAACGCAAAAAATTCGCAACAAACCACAAATATTACTGAGAACAAAAGTCAAACAGTAACTGATAACAACACCGACACGAAAAAACCTAGTTTTATCAACGAAAATAAAGCCGTTGAGAATGAGCATAATGTTGATGCAATGCAGCAGGCAAAAAAAGAATCCGCAAAGGGCAAGGCTACAAATTTGCAGAAGTTTTCATTGCAGCTTCTTGAACCACAACATATTCTTGATAAGCCTAACCGCAATGAACAAATGACAGATGTTAAAATTCAACAAAGTTCCTCAACCACTTCAGATGAGGAAGACTTTGACCGCCGATTAAAAAACGAACTTGAACAACCGGTAAAAAAATAGGATCCTATTGACCGCGCATTGCATCAAGATTTAAGGAAAATCTATTTATTTACATCATGATCCGATTTGCAAATTTGCAAATCGGATTTTTATTTCATCTAAAGCGATATTTCAGTGATTTAAAGCGTTTTCTCTCTGTACAGGAAAGTAATATTCAACACTTTAAGTAATGTTTTACGGTCATACGGCTACCGATTCAAAAACCCCTCAATACGATTTAAGGCGATTGCCACGCGGTTCGGATCGCCTGCATAAGAAAAACGTAGAGACCGATGCCCCTCAATCGGATCAAAATCCTGTCCCGGCGTTACTGCAACAAATGTTTCGGATAATATTTTTTTGGCCAACGTCATGCTATCATTGCTAAATTTTGAACAATCACAATAAGCATAAAATGCGCCATCTAACGGCGCTAAGAGGCTTAGCCCTATACGAGGTAAACTATACGCAAGCAAATCACGACTCAATTGATATTGAGCTTTTACTCGCTCAAGCTCCTCAGTTGCATCAAAGGCTGCTATAGCTGCTTTTTGCGATAGCTCGGGAGGTGAAATATAAAGGCTTTGCGCAATTCGCTCAATTGAACGCACGGCATTTTTTGGTAAAACCATCCAACCGATACGCCATCCAGTCATACAATAATATTTTGAAAATGAATTAATAATAGTTACATTATCACTATATGATAAGGCTGTAATATCGGGACCTGAATAATTTAAACGATGATAAATCTCGTCCGATATAATATGGATATTATTGTCAGAAGCAGCATTTACAATCTGAATCAATTGCTCTGCATTTAATGAAGCTCCCGTCGGATTAGCTGGAGAGGCAAATAATACTGCTTTTAAAGGCGTTCTTTTATGGGCTTCCAACAGCGCATCAACTGTTAGTACACCACCATTATTTTTATCAACTTCAATTTCTATAACATTAATGCCTAATGCCTTCATTATATTGCGATAAGCTGGATAACCTGGACGTGTAATAGCCACATTATCCCCCACATCAAAATAACTTAAAAATGCCAAGTTAAATGCCGCAGACGAACCCGTGGTAATAGCAATACGTTCAAAACCGATTTCAATTCCATGATGGATAAAATAATAATGGGCTATTGCTTCACGTAGGGCTTTAAGCCCCAATGAATCCGTATAGCCAATGTGACCATCCATCAACGCCGCGTGTGCTGCTTCCAAGACTGCTTTAGGTGCAGGTGCTGATGGTTGTCCAACAGCCAAAGATATAACATCATTGCCCTGCCCTTTTAGATGATTAGCAGCAGCAAGAATATCCATAGCGTAAAATGGCTCGACATCGCCGCGGTTTGAAAGAAATTGCAATTTCGCTCTCCAACTCTTTTAATATTTAATATAATTATAAGTAAAACGATAGAAATCATTTTATAAGTTCAATAAATGGCCTCATTTTTAAATGAACTATATCCGGTATTATTTTTTATAAAAAAAACATATAAAGTAATAATTCCTATATCCAGAACCTAATACGTCAAATAAAATTGTGCAATAAACCGCAAAACATCGGAATAAGAAAACGACAATTAGTTGGTATACTCATTTGAGCTTTATGACCCCGCTTTTGTGTACTATCAAGATACAGTTAAATCTCGCAACAACTTTGTCCAAGAGCTTTGAAAATATTGTTTTTTCCCAACGATTCTTCGCAAATTAAACTTTTGCGTTGCCAAACAAATTTTCTCATATTATTTCATTTAAATTAATAGGTCCTGCCTTAAGGCAATTCTGTATTGCCCTATAATTGCCCGATTAATATGACCTTGATTGATAAAGTAAATCTTAATTTGTCTAAACCATCAGCTATTATAAAACGTAAATTTTATATCCAGCTGTTTTATGAGGTTTTCCCATTTATGAATACAGCAAAGAACAGTCAGTATAAACTTCGCAAAAAGTTTGACATAGCTTATTTTTTATCAATGAATAACTACTATTTTAAATATTTGAAATCATTACTCTCTTTAAATTTGCTATTAGCAATTTCATTAATTTTGGGTAATTTCTCAACAAATGCTTCGGCGCAAGGCCGTACTATCGCGTTGGTAAGAGACGCTGAAATTGAAGCTCTAGTAAGGGATTATGCTCGCCCACTATTACGCGCTGCAGGACTTCGTTCGGATGTAGAAGTCATTCTTGTCAACGATAGGAGTTTTAATGCTTTTGTTGACGGTGCGCGCATTTTTATTAATGTCGGTGCTTTAATGCAATCAGAAACACCTAATGAAATCATTGGTGTTATAGCTCACGAAATTGGTCATCTTGCTGGTGGTCACCAACATCGTCTACGCGAACAAATGAAACGTGCACAAACAATGGCTGTGATTGGCATGTTGTTGGGTATTGGCGCCGGCGTTGCGGGTAGCTCGACTGGTAATAGCGATGCAGGCGCCGCTGGCAGTGCCATAGCTATGGGCAGTAGCGATATTGCTATGCGTACTCTTATGGCTTATCAACGCGGTGAAGAAAGCGCAGCCGATCGCTCAGCGATCAACTACCTCAACAAGACGCAGCAATCGGCAAAAGGGATGCTTACTACTTTTGACCGGTTAGGCCGTTCACTTAATTTATCAGGATCGCGAATTGATCCTTACCGTAGCAGCCATCCATTGCCACCCGAACGCGTCGCAGCTATTCAAACATTAGCTAAACAAAGCCCTTACTTTGAAAAGAAAGATCCAACAGATTTGCAGCTTCGCCACGACATGGCAAGGGCAAAAATAGCTGGCAATATGGGGCGGACTTCGGAATTGCGTCGCATGTTTGCGGCTAATCCCCGCTCTTTGCCAGCTCGCTACGGTGATACTATCATTGCCGTTGCCAATGCCCGTCCTCAAGAGGGTATAACAAAAGCTAAAGCATTATTAAAAGAGCAACCGCAAAACGCCTATTTTCAAGAATTATTAGGCGATGCACTGTTGCGCGCCAATGATGCGCAAGGAGCCGCCGAAGCCTATAAGCGCGCAAGTTCACTGGATAAAAATCACTCTAGCCTATTACGTATCAATTATGGACGAGCCTTGCTCGCAACCAACAAGCCAAGTAATCTTACGCTTGCAGTTAGTGAAATTAAAGCTGGTTTGCGTAACGAACCTTCTTTCGCTTCAGGCTATGGTGTTTTAGCACAGGCTTATGGCCGACAAGGGCAAACTGGGCTGGCTGATCTTGCTACTGCTGACATGTATTATTATGGCAGCGAATATAAACAAGCTAGAATTTTTGCAGTGCGCGCGCAACGCGGCCTTAAACCCAATTCTGCAGAATGGTTAAGGGCACAGGATATTTTAACTTCGACCGAAAATCGTAAGGATAAAGACAAATAGTTTTTATTTGTCAAAGGCACGTAGATTTGCTTTATTGTTCAAAAGGTTTAAATAAACGAAATTAAAATAATCGCAATAAATGCTGCTTGAAAAACCGCTCATCCAAATTATAAGGGACGCACTAGATTATGAATAAGGCACTAAAGCAATTAAAATCAAAGGGAATTATAAGCCTCACAATTCTTGGGTCCTTTGTTTTAACTAGTCTCTCACCTGCCATGGCTGAGGGCGCATTGCAGAAATCTGAACTTGCTGCAATTAAAAAAGAAATTCTATCTGATCCATTATTTTTAAGCCATTTACGCGATAAACTATCAGCGAATACTATGGATGATGATCATATTCGCAGTGTTGTAAAAAAGTATCTTATTGAAAACCCTGAGGTAATGTTGGAAGTTCAACAGGCTTTGATCGCGAAACAATCGGATAGCGCGAAGGAACGCGCACCTGAAGTAACTGCAAAAATCATAAATTCTAATTTTGAAAAAATATTCAAGTCACCCGATGACATTGTCCTTGGCAATCCTGATGGTGACGTTACTATTGTTGAATTTTATGATTATAATTGTGGTTATTGTAAACGCTCTTTCGAAGAAGTTCAAAAGCTTTTGCAACAAGATAAAAATATACGCTTTGTGATGAAAGATTTACCGATTTTAGGAAATGATTCTGTCCAAGCACATCTTGTTGGACAAGTCATGCGGCAAAAATATCCTGAGAAATATCAAGAATTCCATTTAAAAATGATGAAACTTGAAGCCAAAGCAAGCGAACAAAGCGCACTCGACGTTGCAAAATCATTAGGTGCAAATATTGATGAAATTCAAACATTAATTAGTGGGGCTACACCTGCCGAACCGTTAATCAACAATGGAGAGATTGCAGCCCAACTGGGCATCAATTTTACGCCTTGCTTTGTTATTGGAGATCAGCTGATTATGGGTGCTACCGATGAGGACACCTTGGAAGCTATCGTTTCAGAAATTAGAGCGAACGCTAAAAAGGGATAAATCAAAATTTTAACTGTGCCATGAATTCTATTTGAAAAAATTCATGGCATTTTTTACAAAATTGAAATTCATTTCCAATATATTAGCGTAAATTACTTAAACAAGATCATGCATTATTGATCGATTATCGCGATAATTGGGTAGCTCTATTTAAAACGGCGATCAATATCTTGATGGAATTATTACACTTTGCCTATTGACGAAAATTCAAATAAATAGCTATTAAAGTGTTTATAGAACGCATATTTTGCGCAAAAACACAAAATACGAATAAAAGCACAAGAAAAATTGAATTTTTGCTTTTTCTTGTTATCAATTCCCTCTATAAGGCGATTTATATATTTTGCTGCCAAGTGGCATCATAGGGCACTGGATTATACAGTCCCTATAGCAAGGAGCTTAGATAAAAATGACAACAGATAAAAAGACCGGCTTTAACACAGATCTTATTCGTGATTTGGCTGAAATTTTGAATGATACCAATCTTTCAGATATTGAAGTTGAGCAGGATGATTTACGCATTCGCGTTTCGAGAACTATCGGTGGTGGCATCGCCGCCCAGCCAGTTTATGCCGCACCCGTAAGTGCACCTGCCATGGTAACAGCCCAAGTTGCTAGCGCACCAGCTGTAGAAACGGCAAGCAAAAATGCAGTTCCCTCACCAATGGTTGGCACGGCTTATCTTTCCCCTGCCCCAGGCGCGCGCGCATTTGTTGAGGTTGGTCAACAGGTTAGCGAAGGCCAGACTTTGCTTATAGTTGAAGCAATGAAAACCATGAATCCGATTTCATCACCTCGTGCTGGAACAGTAAAGGCAATTTTGGTTGAAGATGCACAGCCAGTTGAATTTGGTGAGCCTTTAGTTGTTGTTGAATAAGTAGGCGTATAGTAATGATCAAGAAAATCCTTATAGCAAATCGTGGCGAAATTGCACTTCGCGTTCTAAGGGCCTGTAAAGAGCTTGATATAAAAACCGTAGCAGTCCATTCTACTGCCGACGCCGATGCTATGCATGTTCGTCTTGCTGATGAAAGTGTCTGTATTGGGCCCGCTCCTTCACGCGATAGCTACCTTAACATGCATCAAATTGTTGCTGCATGTGAAATAACCGGTGCAGATGCTATCCATCCAGGCTATGGTTTTTTATCTGAAAACGCCAAATTTGCAGAGATTCTTGAAGCTCACGCTATTACTTTTATTGGCCCTACCTCGGCCCATATTCGTATTATGGGTGATAAGATTGAAGCTAAGAAAACCGCAAAACGCCTTGGCATCCCAGTAGTTCCTGGCTCTGATGGTGCTGTAACTGAAGATGCTGAGGCAATGCGTATTGCACATGAAATTGGCTTCCCGGTCATCATAAAGGCATCAGCTGGCGGTGGTGGACGTGGCATGAAGGTTGCGCGCAACGCTGATGAGCTATCAATTGCACTTTCAACAGCACGTACCGAAGCGGGTGCAGCTTTTGGTGACGACGCGGTTTACATTGAAAAATATCTTGAAAAGCCCCGCCATATTGAAGTTCAAGTTATGGGCGATGGCGCAGGAAATGCAATTCACCTTGGAGAACGCGATTGTTCGTTGCAACGGCGCCATCAAAAGGTTTGGGAAGAAGCAACCTCACCTGCATTAGATGATGAAGCCCGTCAAAAAATTGGTAATATCGTTGCCAAAGCCTGTGCTGGTCTTGGTTATCGCGGTGCTGGCACTATCGAGTTCCTATATGAAAATGGTGAGTTTTATTTCATTGAGATGAATACGCGCTTACAAGTGGAACATCCAGTTACCGAAGCAATCACGGGTATAGACCTCGTACATGAACAAATTCGCGTTGCATCAGGTAATGGTTTATCGGTCACCCAAAATGAAGTTCGTTTTTCAGGTCATGCGATTGAATGCCGTATT
Protein-coding sequences here:
- a CDS encoding M48 family metalloprotease; amino-acid sequence: MGNFSTNASAQGRTIALVRDAEIEALVRDYARPLLRAAGLRSDVEVILVNDRSFNAFVDGARIFINVGALMQSETPNEIIGVIAHEIGHLAGGHQHRLREQMKRAQTMAVIGMLLGIGAGVAGSSTGNSDAGAAGSAIAMGSSDIAMRTLMAYQRGEESAADRSAINYLNKTQQSAKGMLTTFDRLGRSLNLSGSRIDPYRSSHPLPPERVAAIQTLAKQSPYFEKKDPTDLQLRHDMARAKIAGNMGRTSELRRMFAANPRSLPARYGDTIIAVANARPQEGITKAKALLKEQPQNAYFQELLGDALLRANDAQGAAEAYKRASSLDKNHSSLLRINYGRALLATNKPSNLTLAVSEIKAGLRNEPSFASGYGVLAQAYGRQGQTGLADLATADMYYYGSEYKQARIFAVRAQRGLKPNSAEWLRAQDILTSTENRKDKDK
- a CDS encoding DsbA family protein, yielding MAEGALQKSELAAIKKEILSDPLFLSHLRDKLSANTMDDDHIRSVVKKYLIENPEVMLEVQQALIAKQSDSAKERAPEVTAKIINSNFEKIFKSPDDIVLGNPDGDVTIVEFYDYNCGYCKRSFEEVQKLLQQDKNIRFVMKDLPILGNDSVQAHLVGQVMRQKYPEKYQEFHLKMMKLEAKASEQSALDVAKSLGANIDEIQTLISGATPAEPLINNGEIAAQLGINFTPCFVIGDQLIMGATDEDTLEAIVSEIRANAKKG
- the accB gene encoding acetyl-CoA carboxylase biotin carboxyl carrier protein, producing the protein MTTDKKTGFNTDLIRDLAEILNDTNLSDIEVEQDDLRIRVSRTIGGGIAAQPVYAAPVSAPAMVTAQVASAPAVETASKNAVPSPMVGTAYLSPAPGARAFVEVGQQVSEGQTLLIVEAMKTMNPISSPRAGTVKAILVEDAQPVEFGEPLVVVE
- the accC gene encoding acetyl-CoA carboxylase biotin carboxylase subunit, which codes for MIKKILIANRGEIALRVLRACKELDIKTVAVHSTADADAMHVRLADESVCIGPAPSRDSYLNMHQIVAACEITGADAIHPGYGFLSENAKFAEILEAHAITFIGPTSAHIRIMGDKIEAKKTAKRLGIPVVPGSDGAVTEDAEAMRIAHEIGFPVIIKASAGGGGRGMKVARNADELSIALSTARTEAGAAFGDDAVYIEKYLEKPRHIEVQVMGDGAGNAIHLGERDCSLQRRHQKVWEEATSPALDDEARQKIGNIVAKACAGLGYRGAGTIEFLYENGEFYFIEMNTRLQVEHPVTEAITGIDLVHEQIRVASGNGLSVTQNEVRFSGHAIECRINAEDPHNFTPSPGLITHFHTPGGLGIRVDSGAYTGYRIPPYYDSLIGKLIVHGRNRKECMMRLRRALDEFVVDGVKTTLPLFMDLIKNDDIAKGDYDIHWLEKYLANKNSAK